Part of the Henckelia pumila isolate YLH828 chromosome 2, ASM3356847v2, whole genome shotgun sequence genome is shown below.
ttattctgattctgattctgatccatcctcagaatcttcttgactaaacaatatctcttcttcgtatatgctttcatctgaggagatatcctcaaattgatatacttggactagatcttgaaagaagaccgcatcatccatatctggtgttgcttcaaagagtttaactccttttttctcgttttttggacaatttgtagatatatttcctcttgctccacatgtccagcagttgcaatccttgaaactttcacttgcttttgtatgagttcttctgaaagttcttcttgatggtgttcttcccctgctttgtgatgagcttgttactggggatgttcttgtaggtccacttctttttcctgacctataagatctggccttttgtttggacctaactgttcttggtttccaagaacttctcattcttttattgtagggattacttctgaatttcttccttttaaatccctgtgatctgtttccaatgatcgttggaagataattatctttacaacataaaggtgtacgtttatttataccaagatgacctggaacgtattctttaatcaacatttctctccagggacttggcatttttgcgaaaaatagctgaatagctacattttccttgactcctgaattccatctgtatttagtgaataacataatgtattcatcaactaaacagatatcatgtaactcgaggctatacagagcttgagtatatcttttctttttctctgtatcttgattgttgaaatagtctacccctatgaattgtgctttaaatagggtggccattctttctccaatttcgctgagggattctcctgctaagattgattccttcgtatctagcatagtcatctcccaagcaattttgacagatcccattagactcatttctagaagtttaatgaatccttctttattgagatctaatgtccctgctgcaattctcatagctgacgtccaatcatctataagatcttctctgtttttgaagtccaaaacatcaaggtttaacataaccccgtaaggatgtattggatctaaaacagttttttcgttaggagtttgatggagtgggattttactccttcttgatctggttcctgctggatgtgaattttctccaatctgaaactcactatgtggttcttctgttttaaccccTTATATTGGGGGATTctctatgggttgttcaccctcagaggagttcatttttagatctactaatttgagattcgcaaaagaattcgcgagatcttgtagatcctcgagatttaatctctctaaagtagtcatcagatagtgtttttctctgatactgcttttataagattaatcatcctttcatcatcagttaaaggtttttgaaccattttggttttacctttctgatgtaacaacggttcgataccaaacgagagtggtaaccttcctcctgtatttccttttctagaacctgaagtttgttctagatttgtgattttagtttgaagatcctttagggttacaagaatttcttcttgtttcttaaggattacttcaatctgccgaggtatttcatacagcttattgctgtaatattgtaccgtcttttgaatttctctaagatctccggagagtttagaggaatctggggtaatttctaaaaattgagagttagaaatcatctttctgtcgtaagtaatctattgtgaacaaattaacttgtttataggatttcatataaataaaatcctcttgattcaaaccttcgtttgaagtcatcttttgtaaaaaatcTTCTGATCTTCAACAAAAAAAAGTATGAGTTAACAAATAATATTAAGTCTGAATAtttaacctaaagctctgataccatttttgcgGATGATTCAAGTACCATAATTGAGCACAAACATTGCATAAATGGAgtacataaatgcataaattgggtacaagaattaaacattggatttgaccaaatttggtggtcctagggagttttaagaaagaatttttattgtagggaCTTATAAAAAAGTTAGGTTTGAGTTTAGGGATTTATTCACAATTGACTCATAATACAACCGACacaagaaataatattttttcaagagTCTTGTTTAGTAGAAGATCCTTATCTGAAACCTTCtagtaagtaaaaaaaaaaaagtgttaaTGATAATGACCCCATTTAAAAAACCTTATTACCATTTGACATTCGTGTTCCTGATTCATTCCCCACACCCCCCTTAAATTAGTGTATTACCAACAATGTGTGCACCCTAACCCTACacaatacatacatacatatacagtctatatatatatataacatagaTAGATAAGATTAGATACAAGCAAGAGAGTAGAGATTTACAGTGAGAAGAAAACAAATAAAAGGGGTCCATTGTACTCTCCATGAATTTAAAGCTTCTCTTTCTCTGCAAGAACATGATCCGGGTTTGCCGCTCCTTTCGCCATCGCTTCACTTAACACACAccccttttatttttttttgcccCCTTTGCTCTCTTCAATCGTGCACATGGAGGATCATTACGATTTGCGCCACTTCATCAGCGACAGGCCTTTCTTTCCTCCTCCacctccgccgccgccgccgcctccGGAGTTTCTTCCCGCCCACAGGACTTCTTTGACCCCTTCACAACATTATGACACCCTCGTGGTTCAGAGAGGGATGCATCACCACTTCCCTTCTGATTCCACCAACACTACTACTACTGATGCTTGCTTCGGCAGGTTCGAGATCGAGCTCACTGGCGTGCAGATTGGCGGCGGGGCGGCGGCGGCTGAATCAGCTGCGGCGGTGGCGGTGACAGGAGGAGGAGATGGTTGTTCGGCGAGGTGGCCGAGACAAGAGACCCTCACTCTTCTTGAGATCAGATCGCGGCTTGATCCTAAGTTCAAGGAGGCGAATCAAAAGGGTCCGTTGTGGGACGAGGTTTCcaggtattattattattattattattattatgcacATGTAGCACTTGACCTAATTtctttagttcataataaattcaCAAAGAATCATATTTATTAATCTTGTGTGATAATCATGATATTGATTAAAATGTCACCTAAGCaaagtttctttttttttttgttttttgcgtTCAAGAAATTGAATGGCATGTGATGTAACTATTATTATTGAAGTTGAGATTGAGAATCCGAGCGTTTGCTTTTATCACTTACCATGGGGTTTTCTCGTTCTAATTTCTATGATGATGTAACCTCACAATCACTTCTGCAAATATCTTTTTTTGGACAAGAACTAATGCTACTTTCTTTGCTGCAAAAAATGCCAATCTTTTGTGTGTTTATATTGAacaacaaatttttatttttatttttgttttctggTTTTTGTGTTTATTAAAAGACGTGAATTATCATGAGTGGCAACATCACTTCTTCTCACTGACAGCTTCTGCAAAGTTTTGAATAGTCATTTTCCCAGATGAGTTTTGTCTTCACCACTTATAATCTTCGAATTCACATGAGTTTGCCCATTCTTAGCAAATGTCATTATCTTGTTAAATTTCAGACCAGTTATATTACATGAAACTAGGGTTACTTTATACTGCCAGATCCTcgtcttgtatatatatatatatgacagtGCTTAtagtaaaatattttttgtttctttttctttttcttaggATAATGTTTGAAGAACATGGATATCAGAGGAGTGGCAAGAAATGCAGAGAGAAGTTCGAGAATTTGTACAAGTATTACAAAAAGACAAAAGATGGCAAAACTGGAAGGCAAGATGGGAAGCATTACAGGTTCTTTAGGCAACTTGAAGCTCTCTATGGAGAGAATAACAACAACTCAGCTGCTTCAGTATCAGAAACCCATTTCAATGGTGCAAGTTTTCAATACAATTTTCCAAATAAGAACACTCTTTCAGCTTATAATCAAGAATCTTGTCCGGGTTTGAAGCTATCAGAAACCACAAGCCTCAGTCTCTCGAATTCTTCTGATTCTGATACAGATTTATCAGATGATACTGGTGTAAATGTAGGGGCGGTCACTAGAAACATTAATGATAATGATTATGATGATGATCATACACcaacgaagaagaagaagaagaagaagagaaagggAAAGAACAGTTGGAGGGCCAAGATCAAAGATTTCATCGACTCGAAAATGAAGAAACTGATGGATAAACAAGAAGCCTGGATGGAGAAAATGCTTAGGACGATCGAGCACAAGGAGCAAGAGAGAATGACTCGAGAAGAGGAATGGAGGGAACAAGATGCAGCAAGAATCGAGAGAGAGCACAAGTTTTGGGCCAGCGAAAGAGCATGGATGGAAGCCCGTGACGCCACTTTAATGAATGCTTTACAAAAACTGGCGGGAAAAGAACTCCGGGCTTCTCCGCATGATCATCATCAAGATTTCGCCGGCCGGAGCGAAAATCAAAACGACAACAGCAGCGAAACGAGGACCAATTCGGCCAAACGCAACGACGTTTGGCCCGAACCCGAGATCACCAGACTGATTCATTTGAGAAGTGGCATGGAAGTGAAGTTCAGGCAAAGTGGGATCGGAGAGGAGGTTCTTTGGGATGAGATATCCCACAAAATGGCTTGTTTTGGGCATGATAGGAGTGGTTTGATGTGCAGGAACAAGTGGGACGGCGTCAATAATTATGTAATGAACAAGAAAAGGAAGGAGAATTCAAGAATCTGCggttataatattaattatcagAACAATGAATCAATCTGCAACCAAACAGGAGGAGCTTACAGTGATACAAGCGAACAAGGGATTGATAATCCTGCAGTCATCCTACATGGTAATGGGAACTCTCCAtacaataacaataataataatggaGGAAATATAGCAGCAAGTGATAGCTGCTTTAGGTACTTCATGGGAGATGGCTATGGGAGAATCATGGATTAAAATTCTACATGGGATCATATTAATTGatgatatatataacttaagCAGCAAACATTTGTTTGATCTGATTACTTTATCAGATGGAAATGTATTTACTTGTGGAATTTGGAGATTTAATTTACTGTTTTGGAGAAGGCTGTATTGCTTGGGACGTACGATGTGTTGTACAAGTTTGTATCTTATGGGGGTAATATTTGGTATCTTAGTTCTATTTCATTTGTGTATCAAAATTCTGATTATAAATATTGACATTTTTATGtttgattttatatttatgatgtgacgaataaaaaaaacacttgaaaatttggaGCATCTTTTGAAATCCGATTGTTTAACGAAGCATATGAAATACTTCTAACGAagacgtatatatatatatattagaaaaaAGTTGAAAAGGAGACAAGAAAGGGATAAAGATAATTCAAATCTTGATGATTTTCTCTACCAGCACATTCTGTGAAACAGATTGCTTACCTACCAACTATAGCAACAAAAACAATACTACTAATAATAATAGAACTGAGTTAGTTTTGAATTACTGTTGATTTGGAATTAGAAGTAATATCCGATGgagaaaataatgaaaaaaatcTAAACATACGAGAGAAGATTATATATGTACATAAATGTACTCGTggaaacataaattttttttttgaaaaaaaaggaAGACATTCTCAAAATTAAATTCACAATACACTTCCCAGATAAAATAActtgcaatatatatatatatataatatactctTGCAAACATGATCTTGGTACCAGAAAGTTGCGAAACTTCCACTTCATTAAAAGAAGCAAGTAAATTGATCACCCTAAAAAAAACAGAAGTAAATTTAATATGTTACTTGTTTACAAAGCGATAGATAAATAATCCATTTTGCATTAAGTTTCATAGTGCGGTGGCGGATACATCAAACACAGTTTAGTTGTGTGACTGTATTTATTCATGAAAAGGGATCCATTTAGTACTATCAAGTAGCTAGCTAGCcaatttaatttaaacatgatatgcataaaaataaaaacaaaaaatatatatataaatgccaCACGTACAGTGAAAAACTTCTTTTGTTGCAGAGGTTGTCCACTGCACTACTCATAAATTACTTCCACATGTAGAGAATCTTTAAATTTGTAATAAAAACCATAAACCAAGGCAAAAGGGCTCAATCATATACACACGATAATCCCTTACCATTAGTTTTAGTTTATTACTCTGATCCGATAATAATGAGAAATTAACTCATAAGTAATGCTGCTTTTGGTCATTAATATTAGGcattttaaagttttaaaatcatcaacacatgcATGATGTAAACTTTCATTAAAATGTTACGAGATGTACATGATTTATGGTAATAAGATgtgaatatataataataaaattagaaGTGGAGCATGGAATAACCGATACATTAAATTATAATaccaataaattgaaataataatCAGATGTTATCAGTGAAAAAATGCATGGGATTAAATTCGTGGCAGCGGTAACTTGGAAAGTTTTCTGATTTAGACTAAATACTGACACATCTGAAAACTTGTCATGTCCAAATTTGGAATTTTTtggctttatttttttttgcgtGTGTTGTTTCTCAACATGTTTCGACTTTTAATCGCTACGAGGTTTTGTACGTGGAGAATGGTGAAGCTCCTACTCTTTCTGTGTTTTGCATACTCACGTGTGAATAAAACTTTTAGGGTCAATGTTTTGGTTTTGTGTATATTATATGGGCCCCCATGCCATAATAGCATGCTAAAAGTTTGTTTGGGCCatcaaaaaattttcttttactgTTGGGCCCAGTTTTACTAAAGTTTCTTCCTGGTTCGTCCAATCTAATAATTTTTGGCCCCATGGCGATGGGCCATCAAAAGATATTCTTGTACTGTTGGGCCCAGTTTCACTAAAGTTTCTTTTGGGTTCGTCGAAATCTAATAATATTCGAATGGGCCCCTAAAATGAAGTCGATTTCTATAATATTTCATTTACATGTAGCATATAACTCTGTTTCATCGGATCAACACATTACACACCAGAAAACAACTATTTGAATGTACAGATAAAAAAACCCAATAAAAtacaagaaaaagaagaagtAAAACAATGCATATATCCTCAAAATCTAACACACTCAATCTGGATTCTTACACACAGAAATCAGCAAAGAAAAGCCACACTTTTCCTCTCCATTATGTTGAAAACTCTTCTCCTCCAACCACAATCTGCTGTCCAATCCACTCCTTGTCCTAAACATGAAAACCCCGCATCCCAAACAAGGCCTAAACATCCAGTCATGAACATCCCACATCATATCCACCAATAGTCCATCCAAGAAAATCGTGTGGTTCCCTCTGAAGTTCCACCTCAATCTTTTCACTTCCATCACCATCTTCTTGTCCATGTAAACGTACAGCGCAGCAGGATTCTTCCTCCCGTCGTCGTCCCCGAAACACTCGATCGAAACGTCGTGCCACGTCCCGGTTTCGCAGAATTTAGCCCTGGTGGAGTGCACCGCATTGCCTGAGAAGCTCTCGCTGCGTGAAACAAGCGTGGACTCGCCGATTTTCTTGGAAGAAACACGTTCTCTGATTCCTAGTATTTCTTGATCCATGTCTCCAAGAATCAGGCCTATCTCCGAGTCGAGCGTGATCACCAAGTAGAAACGGCTGATAGGCTCGGGCCCGGATTCGAACTTCGCCCGGGAAAAATCCCAGAAGATTTCTACCGCAGAATCGCAGGATTTGAAAGCTTCTGTCCCTCGGGATCTGCGTAGGATTCTTGAATTCTTATCATCACACAAGCCAAAAGCGAAGCCTTTGTTATTCAACCGATCCCACCATTTTAACCTCACAAAGAACTGTCTCTGATTCGAGGATTTGACTCTGTAAATGCATGTCACAGCCGTTTGAATCGAGTGGCGCAAGATCGATGAACTCGATACTTTGATGGCATGTTCGCTGTAACAAATCGATATATTTTTCATGGCTTGCAAAATAAATTCAAGCAATTACCAGCTGAAAAGAAGGGGAAATTGAACCAACTTAATTGCAGGGGAGAAATTAAAGTTGAAGAAGAAGAATCCAAGCAATCTTTGATGGGAATTGGTGATCCTTTGCCTCTGGAGGAAGGAAATGGAGAGTAGTTAAGATTAATGAATTAATTAGTATGTTCTTTTCTTGTAACTGaatggaggaggaggaggagaagaagaagatgatgcaGTAATTAATTATCACATTAATTAGGGATCTCTTACTTTAATACTTATCATCATAATCATACTTAATTAACATTTGACGTTTCGGGGTTGAGTGTTTTTGTTTCATATATATTTCATCATACGTTACGCATATGATCATTGATAAGATTTGTGTGTTTGCataagaattttaaaaataaaaaaaaaatgcaataagCTTTACGTGTATTGATTTGATGTACTCAGCAATCCTAAAAATAGAAGACAcgctatattttttttttataaacaacACACACGCTATATACATACTTATTATCATGGTTATCAAagaaattaatcaaataataattGTAATGATACTAAACAAAAATACAGAATTGTCTTCATTAGTAACGGActtatagtttttttttctttgaatttaaattattttatatatatatatatatatataaaaaaacttattttgatCCGAAAGTTGCAAAAGATCCTTTCCATATGATCATATGTAtccttttttattttgatcCGAAAGTTGCAAAAGATCCTTTCCATATGATCATATGTATCCTTTTAAAATTACAAAGTAACCCGTATCCTTATCTAAATAGCCCTAAATAGCACCGGGGAGTACATGGATATTTTTTAAGTATCTGTGTATTCCAAGTTAAGTAGAAATTAGGTTTTGTCAATAAAACAAAGCGAGTAGCATAATAAACTCCCTATGACGTAATATAATAGTTTTGATCCATTAATTTGTCTAATTTAGGTTTAAGTCTGtcaaaattttaaagtttagtTTTGATATACTCATTTTAAATTTCGTCGATTTTGGTCCAATTTTGTACGTAATGTCAAGCATGTCAGCAATTTTCGATATAATGTATTAATGCCAGTGTTTTAAAGGTGTCCTATGTCTCATATCATCACTCCCACGAGAATCATCGGAagcaataaaacaaaaaattaaacaaatcaaaGTTAGTGCACAAATTAAATCAAACATTAAAAACTTATTATATCAAATTCCAAAACAGTACACATAACGGACTATTGGGTAAAATGGTTTAAAGCTCACCAAAGAGAGAAAAATGAAGGTTGCATGAAGTGTACGGATTAGAGCAGAAGGGGCAAGGAGATTTATCCTAGtctttaaatttataattagaAAAGAGATTTTTTGTGTGTAAATTTTAAAGGGAAACATAAGCTGATGAAAATCCATATATTTTTACGAAATAAAATCGCGTAGGCTTCTTAattgaaattatgaattttaaaataataactaTTATTATTACAAAACAATGTTTTTAGTTATAGCTCATACTTTATTGTGGGTGAGTGAGATTATTTGGTGAATCCAAATAAAATTGGACTGCGAAAGGGTTTGACTTGATCTGAttcttgaaaatatttattaataaaaaaaataagtgattagttAGCTGAATTGATTAATCTCAATTAATCTACCCCAGATTATGCAAAAAATCAAGGAGCTAGCGAGCAAGCATTTGATTTTTACTTCCGTATGGTTTTTGCGCactatattttttaaatcatatttaagtatttttttaaggAAAGTGTTATCCACACTCCAAAATGTGTTAATAACACTCCACCTTAcctaattaatataatattagaCAAATATACCCTTATAATATCATTCTTTATATAATAGATTTTGATTTACCTTAAAAAAACTCAAATATAATAGGTTTTGTAGTTAACTACTaaaattttaatgattttaaaaaatttcacataTTTATTCGtacaaaaataaaacattaaataataaaacattttatttttatattaaaattaaatcttatTTATACATTATCTCAAATTTTAGAATGATATAAAACtattaatcaatttttttttaaaaaaaaattggatgtccaaattttgatttaataaaaaaattattgaactttggtttaaaatataaattaatcttAAATTTAAGACTAAATTAAGATTTATATGTTGTTTtatactttttatttttaaaatatctttAATTGATTAACAAcataatttttatgatataaatatattattcaactcgatttatattatgt
Proteins encoded:
- the LOC140884569 gene encoding uncharacterized protein; protein product: MKNISICYSEHAIKVSSSSILRHSIQTAVTCIYRVKSSNQRQFFVRLKWWDRLNNKGFAFGLCDDKNSRILRRSRGTEAFKSCDSAVEIFWDFSRAKFESGPEPISRFYLVITLDSEIGLILGDMDQEILGIRERVSSKKIGESTLVSRSESFSGNAVHSTRAKFCETGTWHDVSIECFGDDDGRKNPAALYVYMDKKMVMEVKRLRWNFRGNHTIFLDGLLVDMMWDVHDWMFRPCLGCGVFMFRTRSGLDSRLWLEEKSFQHNGEEKCGFSLLISVCKNPD
- the LOC140884127 gene encoding trihelix transcription factor PTL, which gives rise to MEDHYDLRHFISDRPFFPPPPPPPPPPPEFLPAHRTSLTPSQHYDTLVVQRGMHHHFPSDSTNTTTTDACFGRFEIELTGVQIGGGAAAAESAAAVAVTGGGDGCSARWPRQETLTLLEIRSRLDPKFKEANQKGPLWDEVSRIMFEEHGYQRSGKKCREKFENLYKYYKKTKDGKTGRQDGKHYRFFRQLEALYGENNNNSAASVSETHFNGASFQYNFPNKNTLSAYNQESCPGLKLSETTSLSLSNSSDSDTDLSDDTGVNVGAVTRNINDNDYDDDHTPTKKKKKKKRKGKNSWRAKIKDFIDSKMKKLMDKQEAWMEKMLRTIEHKEQERMTREEEWREQDAARIEREHKFWASERAWMEARDATLMNALQKLAGKELRASPHDHHQDFAGRSENQNDNSSETRTNSAKRNDVWPEPEITRLIHLRSGMEVKFRQSGIGEEVLWDEISHKMACFGHDRSGLMCRNKWDGVNNYVMNKKRKENSRICGYNINYQNNESICNQTGGAYSDTSEQGIDNPAVILHGNGNSPYNNNNNNGGNIAASDSCFRYFMGDGYGRIMD